The genomic interval CAGGTGCTTCTTTGCACCGGGTTTCTCGCGCTGCACCTGGAAGGAACGGTGATACATGACGCCTGCCATAACGCGGCCCACCCCAATCGATGGGTGAATCAAGCCATGGGTCATGGCTCAGCGCTGCTACTCGGGTTCAGTTTCCCCGTCTTCACTCGGGTGCACCTGGAGCATCACGCCCATGTCAATGATCCGAAGAACGATCCCGATCACATCGTCAGTACGTTTGGACCGCTCTGGCTGATCGCACCAAGATTTTTTTACCACGAGTGGTTTTTCTTTCAGCGACGCCTCTGGCGGCGCTGGGAGTTGATGCAGTGGGGGTTGGAACGCAGCATTTTTGTGGTGATAGTCCTTGCTGCAGCGCGCTTTGACTTTCTGCCATTCATCTTCAACTGCTGGTTCGCGCCTGCCTTGATGGTCGGGGTGACCCTGGGTCTTTTCTTCGACTACCTCCCGCATCGGCCGTTCACGTCTCGCAACCGCTGGACGAATGCTCGGATCTACCCCGGCAGGCTGATGAACTGGCTGATCATGGGCCAGAACTACCACTTGGTTCATCACCTCTGGCCCTCAATTCCCTGGTTTGAGTACAAACCGGCCTATGAGGCCACCAAGCCTCTGCTCGATTCAAAAGGATCTCCCCAGCGGTTGGGCATTTTTGAGACCCGCAGGGATGGCTACAACTTCCTGTACGACATCCTCGTGGGTGTCCGAAGTCACAAGCGTCGCAGCGGAAAAATGAGGCGTGCTGCCCGGTTTATGCCCGGACGGGGGCTGCGACGTCACTGGCTTGGCTTTGTTGATCGCATTGCGATCAAAACGGAAGCCAAACGCTGGGTGTCCCGATAAGTCTGATTCAGTCGGCGAGGATCTTTGGAACCCTGAAGAAGTCCCCCTCCCTCTGGGGCGCCTGACTGAGAATCTCCTCCCGCACGGGTGTTGGCTGTACTCCATCCGCCCGGGTGACATTGGTCACTTCAACGGCTCTTGTGGTTTCCGGAACGCCGTTGGTGTCCACCTCTTGGAGCTGACCGACGTACTCGAGGATCGATTCGAGCTGATCGGTGTAGGTCGCAATTTTCTCCTCGGGCAGATCAAGGCGGGCCAGATGGGCCACCTTGCGGACGTCGTCGCTGGAAATCTGGCTCATGACTCGCCGAGGAACGTGCGCAGATCCTCGCTCAGCGCGGTGGCGGCTGTCTCCAGCAAGGCATCACCCTGCTGGGCAGTGGCCAAGGAGGGATGAGACCCCATGCGTCCATCGGGGTGACGGCGCCGGAAATCATCTGGTCCGTGAATCGGACCTGCCGGGGCGGGGTCGGGCAGTGGACGCTGCTTGCTCTGCAAACTGGGCTCCACAGCGAGGGTGACAGCGATTTCGCTCGGTGTGGCGTGATGCCCTTCTTTGTCGCCATAGAGATCGCGGGCCTGGCGCATCACGGGTCCGGCCATGAACCAGTTGGCCAGACGACAACGCAGTTGGGGGGCGACCGGAAGATTTCGGGTTGTGGCAGTGCCGTGGGCCTGGGCAAAAGCTGCTTTGGCTGTTGCAATGTTGCCGCCGTGGCCATTAATCACAAACACCCTTTCAAAGCCATGTCGCCCCAGGGACAACACCAGGTCATGCAGAACGGCCAGAAGTGTGGCTGGTTGCAAGCTCATCGTTCCAGCGAAGCCAAGGTGGTGTTCTGCCATGCCGAAGGCCTGGGCTGGGGTGACCAACACGCCGGTGCGACGGCCCACTTCGAGGGCGACTGCTTCTGCGGTGAGGGCATCGGTGCCGATGGCTCCAGTGGGACCGTGCTGCTCGGTGGATCCAAGGGGAATGATCACGCCTTTGCAGTCTTGGAGGTAGGTCTCAACCTCAGGCCAACTGCGCAGGGCCAGACGAATGGTGTCCGTGCTGTCGACAGGACCGGGAGTTGCAGCGGTCATTCAGGCTGAGCCAATGACCTGATGATCGCTCAATCCCAGCCGATCAGTGGGCGGTTCCGTTGCCGTCGTACTTGTCGGTGTTGTAGTAGCCACCGCGTGTCCCGAAAAACAGGCAGGCCAAAGGGAACAGCACGATGCTGCCAAGAAGCACAGTGCCGAGGTTGAAGCTGGAGGTGGCTGCGTCCATCAACTGGCCAGAATTGAGCTCAGCTTGGCGTGGATGCACCGCTAATGCATCGCTGACTTGGTTTCTGTTGTGAGTTCGCGTCCTTCTCCGGGAATGTCGAGCCACCCCCTCAGCCATGCCGTGAGCCAGATGAACGGCAGGGTGTCGCTCAGCGCCGCCAGCACCTTGAACAGGTAGCCGCTGCCGATGAAGCTGATCAGCTGCGGCAGCACGGACCGTTCCGGTTGCACAGGCAGCACATGGGCGCCGTAATGGCTGATCAGCACCACGGCACTGGTGTCCACCAGCTGACTCACCAAGGTGGAACCGTTGTTGCGCAGCCAGAGGGCTTTGCCTTTGGTGCGCTGTTTCCAGAAGTGGAAGAGCCGCACATCCACGAATTGCGCCGTGAGATAGGCCACCATCGAGGCGCCCACTGAACCGAAGCTGAGTTGCTGAATGGTGCGGAAGGTGCTGTCGTCGCTTCCGCTCATGGCTGGCAGCACCCCTCCCAGCCAGAGAATCAGCATCACCCAGCCGTTGAGCAGCAGCCCGACCCAGACCACTTGATTGGCTTTCTGCTCACCCCAGATTTCGCTGATCAGATCGGTGCAGAGGAAGGTGATCGGATAGGGCAGTGCGCCAACGGCTACCACGATCGGCCAGCCTCCAATGCTGCCAAGTTGAAGGAATCGGGTCAGCCCAAGGATGTTGAGCATGCCCAGGGTCCCCAGGAACAGGCCGGCCAGCAACAGAAACACCCCATCACGCCGTGCCTGGAGGTTGCTGTCCAAAGCCTGCAGAGTTCAAGCTGGAACCAGCGTGGCCGCCAGCCGGCAGGCTGTCATCGATTTCGTTTCGCTTCCGCTCAGTTTCTTTGCGCGACCAGCTCAGATCGTGGGTCCTGAATTAGTTGGTTGTCGGTTGGTAAAACGCCAAGACGATGGACGCCTTCTCTGGGGCGTGATCGTGGAAACAGAGGCGTATTCCCAGGACGACCCCGCCTGTCATGGTTATCGGCGCAGGACGCCTCAAAACGAAACCCTGTTCGGTGAGCCAGGGCGGTTTTATGTGTATGTGAGCTACGGCATTCACCACTGCGTGAACGTGGTCACCGATCGGGGGGGATGGGCCAACGGTGTGTTGCTGCGCGCGGTGGCCCTTCCTGATGAACCGGAGCGGATCGCGGCAGGCCCCGGTTTGCTCGCGCGACGTTTTGGGCTTGATCGCAGTGATGACAGTTGTCCGGTGACGGGCGAACATGAGGTGTGGATGGCCCTGAGGTCAGACACGTTTGCCAGCCAGGATCTTGTGACAACAACGCGGATCGGCATCTCCCAGGGCGCAGCAACCCCGTGGCGCTGGTATCTGCGGAGTAGTCGCAGTGTCAGCAGGCGAGCCCGGGGTGATCGCATGCCGCCCAAGGCACAGTGCTGGACGCCATCGCTGGAGCAACCTTCATGAGTGGCTGGCCGCATCGGCATGTTCTTGATCTCGCGTCGTTCTCGCGGGAAGACTTCGCTGCGGTGCTTGAGCTGGCCCAGCGGTTTCGTTCGCTTCCGATCACCGGTGCCCGAAAGCTTCCCGCGCTGCAAGGCCGCTTGGTCGCCACGCTGTTCTTTGAACCCAGCACCCGAACCCGCAGCAGTTTTGAGCTGGCGGCCAAACGTCTGTCGGCAGACGTCATGAGCTTTTCACCCTCCAGCAGCTCTCTGAGCAAAGGGGAAAGTGTTCTCGACACGGCGCGCACCTACGTGGCCATGGGGGCCGACGTGTTGGTGGTGCGCCACCGCTCTACCGGTGTGCCGCAGCAACTGGCGTTGGAGCTGCAGCAGATGGGTGAACGCACCGTCGTGCTCAATGGTGGTGATGGTCTCCACAGCCATCCCAGTCAGGGACTGCTGGATCTGCTCACCTTGGCTCGGCATTTCTCCCCTCAGCACCCCATGCCGGAATCGCTGCAGGGACGCCGCATTGTGATCGTCGGCGACATTCTTCACTCGCGGGTGGCCCGTTCCAATCTCTGGGCTTTGACGGCCTGTGGAGCTGATGTGGTCTTGTGTGGTCCGCCGAGCCTCGTCCCAGTGGATTTTGCGGCCTTCGTTGATGCTCCTCCCCCAGGTCTGCTCAAGGATCCGGTGCAGCAGCGGGGCAAGGTCAGTGTGATACGGCGCCTGGAGCATGCGCTGCCAGGAGCTGATGCCGTGATGACACTGCGGCTTCAGAAGGAACGGATGGGCCAGCAGTTGCTCACCAGCCTGGAGCGCTACCACCGCGACTTCGGACTGAGCCATGAG from Synechococcus sp. UW69 carries:
- a CDS encoding DNA-3-methyladenine glycosylase; its protein translation is MAASRQAVIDFVSLPLSFFARPAQIVGPELVGCRLVKRQDDGRLLWGVIVETEAYSQDDPACHGYRRRTPQNETLFGEPGRFYVYVSYGIHHCVNVVTDRGGWANGVLLRAVALPDEPERIAAGPGLLARRFGLDRSDDSCPVTGEHEVWMALRSDTFASQDLVTTTRIGISQGAATPWRWYLRSSRSVSRRARGDRMPPKAQCWTPSLEQPS
- a CDS encoding creatininase family protein, with product MTAATPGPVDSTDTIRLALRSWPEVETYLQDCKGVIIPLGSTEQHGPTGAIGTDALTAEAVALEVGRRTGVLVTPAQAFGMAEHHLGFAGTMSLQPATLLAVLHDLVLSLGRHGFERVFVINGHGGNIATAKAAFAQAHGTATTRNLPVAPQLRCRLANWFMAGPVMRQARDLYGDKEGHHATPSEIAVTLAVEPSLQSKQRPLPDPAPAGPIHGPDDFRRRHPDGRMGSHPSLATAQQGDALLETAATALSEDLRTFLGES
- the crtR gene encoding beta-carotene hydroxylase, which translates into the protein MHQSTAQQQQPRPVGVAYRSVPREFVDPPAFWNPTVGLFLGGYALAALTVWGWFVAAWPLQVLLCTGFLALHLEGTVIHDACHNAAHPNRWVNQAMGHGSALLLGFSFPVFTRVHLEHHAHVNDPKNDPDHIVSTFGPLWLIAPRFFYHEWFFFQRRLWRRWELMQWGLERSIFVVIVLAAARFDFLPFIFNCWFAPALMVGVTLGLFFDYLPHRPFTSRNRWTNARIYPGRLMNWLIMGQNYHLVHHLWPSIPWFEYKPAYEATKPLLDSKGSPQRLGIFETRRDGYNFLYDILVGVRSHKRRSGKMRRAARFMPGRGLRRHWLGFVDRIAIKTEAKRWVSR
- the gatC gene encoding Asp-tRNA(Asn)/Glu-tRNA(Gln) amidotransferase subunit GatC, encoding MSQISSDDVRKVAHLARLDLPEEKIATYTDQLESILEYVGQLQEVDTNGVPETTRAVEVTNVTRADGVQPTPVREEILSQAPQREGDFFRVPKILAD
- a CDS encoding aspartate carbamoyltransferase catalytic subunit encodes the protein MSGWPHRHVLDLASFSREDFAAVLELAQRFRSLPITGARKLPALQGRLVATLFFEPSTRTRSSFELAAKRLSADVMSFSPSSSSLSKGESVLDTARTYVAMGADVLVVRHRSTGVPQQLALELQQMGERTVVLNGGDGLHSHPSQGLLDLLTLARHFSPQHPMPESLQGRRIVIVGDILHSRVARSNLWALTACGADVVLCGPPSLVPVDFAAFVDAPPPGLLKDPVQQRGKVSVIRRLEHALPGADAVMTLRLQKERMGQQLLTSLERYHRDFGLSHERMQLCGQQVPVLHPGPVNRGVELTGSLLDDPRVSLVEEQVRNGVPTRMALLYLMAASESATEASLVSSSS
- a CDS encoding queuosine precursor transporter; translation: MDSNLQARRDGVFLLLAGLFLGTLGMLNILGLTRFLQLGSIGGWPIVVAVGALPYPITFLCTDLISEIWGEQKANQVVWVGLLLNGWVMLILWLGGVLPAMSGSDDSTFRTIQQLSFGSVGASMVAYLTAQFVDVRLFHFWKQRTKGKALWLRNNGSTLVSQLVDTSAVVLISHYGAHVLPVQPERSVLPQLISFIGSGYLFKVLAALSDTLPFIWLTAWLRGWLDIPGEGRELTTETKSAMH